The genomic stretch GGTGACCACCGACCAGTTCTTCCTCGACGAAGGCAACAGGCGGGGATTGTGAGCCCTGCCCGAGCCCTGCTGCTCGCCCCCGTGCTGGCCACACTCGCGGCGCGGGCGGCGCCTGCGTCCGACACCACCGCCGCCATTCCCCGGCTCGCCCGGCAGGTGACGGGGGCCGTGCGCGCGCAGCGCGGTGTGGAGTCGCCGGTGGCGGTGAATGTCACGGGCGGCTCGGCCGAGCTCCGCCGCGCGGTGAGCACGATGCTCGCCTCGCAGCTTTCCTCCGCGGACCTGTCGCCCGTGGTGCTGGATGCACCCACGGCCGATGCCGCCGAGACGCTGGCGCGCGCGCAAGGTGCACGGACGCTGGTGCGACTCTCGCTGAACGTCGAAGGCGGCGAACTGCGCGCCCGAGGTGATGTGATTGGCACCTGGGTGAACTTCTGGTCCGGCCGCACGCCCACGCGGCCGCCCAAGCCCGCCGCCACGCTGGTGGAGACGGTGCCCGCGGACCCGACCGTACTGGCGCTCGCGCTGGAGGGCGGAGGCACTTCGCCCACGTCGCCCCCGGAAACGGGCCCTCAAGGCATCCGGCTGCTGGGCGCGGCGCTGGCGCGGCTGGAGCATCCCCTGGCGGCGCTCGCCGCCGGGGACCTGGACGGAGATGGCCGCGATGAAGTGGTGGCCCTGACGGAGCATGACGTCTCCGTCTTCGACGCGGAGGGGCGGCTCGTCGCGCGCAAGGAGCTGGACTCCCTGCCCGCTGGAAGCGCCACCACCCGGGAGCCCTTTGGCGCGTTGGCGTTCCTGCCAGGGCCACCCCGGCTGGCCGCGTGGAGCACCCGCCATGCGCACGGCGAGCTGCTGGCGCTGGACAAGGCCCGCGCCACCCTGCGCGCCGTGGGGACGCTGGACACGGCGCCGCTGGGTGCCACCGAGCGAGGCACTTTCGTTCCGGGACAGACAGCCTTCGCGCCCACCCTGAAGCTGGCGGAGGGCCGCGCGCTGACGGTCCCCGCGCCCTTCACCACCGCGAGCATGGATGCCCAGCGGATGCTGTTCGTCCACCCGGATGGCACCGCGGCCTTCTACGCGCACGCGGGCGCGGCACCGGCGCGCTGGACGAACCTGGGCGCCGGCAGCGCGCTGGGAGACCTGGACGGGGACGGCGTGCCGGAGCTCATCACCACCTCGACTCAGCTCACCCCCACCCCCGATGTGCTGCGCGTGCACGGCACCTCCGGGGACGACCCCGGCACGCACGAACCGCTGTGGCAGGGCGCCCTGCCCACGGGCCGCGCGCTGTACGTGGTGACGGCCCGCCTGGACGGCGACAAGCGCCGCGAGGTCATCGTGGGCCTCTGGAAGCCGGACGGCACCAGCGAGCTGTTCCTCCTGCGCCAGGGGGCGCCATGAGACTCCGCTCCACCCTTGCTTGCCTCGCGTTGCTCGCGTCCGCGTCCGCGCAGGCGGCCGGCCGTCCTCGTTACGGGGGTGAGCTGCGCGTCGCCCATGGCGGCCCGCCGGAAGTGGCCGAGCCCGCGCTGGCCGACACGCCCCTGGAAGCCACGCTGCTGGGGCTGCTCTCCCCACCGGTGTGCCGTGCCACGCGGGACGGCGGCTTCGAGCCCGCGCTCGCGCGGGAGCTGTCACGCCCCACGCCCCAGTCCCTGCGCATCACCCTGCCCGGCCCCGCGTCCGCCACCGCGCTCGCGCGTGCATGGATGCGGCTGGCGAGCAACGACGGTGCATCACCGTACCGGGCCCTCTTCCATCCGCTGCGCGGTGAGGCGCGGCAGGTGACGCCCCAGGGCGCCACGCTGGAGCTGACGCTGGCCTACCCCTGGCCGGACCTCGAGCGCGCGTTGTGCCACCCGGCGCTGGCGCCGCCCGCCTCCGCCAACGCGCTTGGCCCCTTCACCGCAGCGGGACGCGGGGC from Myxococcus xanthus encodes the following:
- a CDS encoding FG-GAP repeat domain-containing protein, yielding MSPARALLLAPVLATLAARAAPASDTTAAIPRLARQVTGAVRAQRGVESPVAVNVTGGSAELRRAVSTMLASQLSSADLSPVVLDAPTADAAETLARAQGARTLVRLSLNVEGGELRARGDVIGTWVNFWSGRTPTRPPKPAATLVETVPADPTVLALALEGGGTSPTSPPETGPQGIRLLGAALARLEHPLAALAAGDLDGDGRDEVVALTEHDVSVFDAEGRLVARKELDSLPAGSATTREPFGALAFLPGPPRLAAWSTRHAHGELLALDKARATLRAVGTLDTAPLGATERGTFVPGQTAFAPTLKLAEGRALTVPAPFTTASMDAQRMLFVHPDGTAAFYAHAGAAPARWTNLGAGSALGDLDGDGVPELITTSTQLTPTPDVLRVHGTSGDDPGTHEPLWQGALPTGRALYVVTARLDGDKRREVIVGLWKPDGTSELFLLRQGAP